One stretch of Juglans microcarpa x Juglans regia isolate MS1-56 chromosome 3D, Jm3101_v1.0, whole genome shotgun sequence DNA includes these proteins:
- the LOC121255147 gene encoding uncharacterized protein LOC121255147, with protein MAFETMHTMTNLLKGREGHMALKLGMSKAYDRLDWSFLVVVMTKLGFVKKWVDIIMRCVTLVSYSILINGIPQNPFLPSRGIRQRDHLSPYWFILCVEVLTKLIQKAESRGAITGFPIGRSGLHMSHLFFTDDCLLFCKANPLEWSRLLFSLETYEQGSGQRLNEDKTFIFFSKNVRNEAKDLNIVVAGIKSSQSYNKYLGLPAQIGRDVIKGFKSIID; from the coding sequence ATGGCGTTTGAAACTATGCACACTATGACCAATCTTCTGAAGGGTAGAGAAGGCCATATGGCTCTTAAACTAGGCATGAGTAAAGCCTATGATAGGCTTGACTGGTCCTTTTTAGTAGTTGTTATGACAAAGTTGGGTTTTGTAAAGAAATGGGTTGATATTATCATGAGATGTGTGACTTTAGTTTCTTACTCAATCCTTATCAATGGAATTCCTCAAAACCCTTTCTTACCATCTAGAGGCATTAGACAAAGGGACCATCTCTCTCCCTACTGGTTCATCTTATGTGTTGAGGTTCTAACCAAGTTAATTCAAAAAGCTGAAAGTAGAGGAGCAATCACAGGTTTCCCTATTGGCAGGTCAGGTTTGCACATGAGTCACCTATTCTTTACAGATGACTGTCTCTTGTTTTGCAAGGCAAACCCTCTAGAGTGGAGCAGGTTACTCTTTTCATTGGAGACTTATGAACAAGGCTCTGGTCAAAGACTTAATGAGGACAAAACCTTTATCTTTTTTAGCAAAAACGTAAGGAATGAAGCAAAGGATCTGAACATAGTAGTTGCAGGTAtcaaatcttctcaatcttATAACAAGTACCTTGGCTTACCAGCTCAGATAGGGAGAGACgtaatcaaaggcttcaaaagtATCATTGATTGA